A window of Campylobacter cuniculorum DSM 23162 = LMG 24588 contains these coding sequences:
- a CDS encoding M23 family metallopeptidase produces MKKILLLFLLSFKCFAALSIEELTWENGDTLLEFLQRNSIPMSLYYSLDREDRELASEIAAKIKYQVLKDDNNNIEQILIPISDELQIHIYKNKDNQYNLTFTPVDYDKEERILTLTLENSAYQDVYKESQSSTLARAMIRSFKGSVNFRNMQKGDQITLYYEQKRRMGRLWGDITIKMASIEINKNSKEIFYFNDNYYDKNGKDIESFLLAKPIGAARISSYFTTARFHPILKRYRAHLGVDYAAPTGTPVKSAGDGTIIFVGAQSGYGNVVKIQHSSGYSTVYAHLSRFAKIKKGQKVKQGQLIAYVGSTGMSTGPHLHFGVYVNNKAINPLSVVKIAKSELKGKNKEDFIKLISQYKQIVQNHIQDNRPNPPKEEEFENYIEF; encoded by the coding sequence ATGAAGAAAATTTTACTTTTATTTTTATTGAGTTTTAAATGCTTTGCAGCTCTTAGCATAGAAGAGCTTACTTGGGAAAATGGCGATACTTTGCTCGAATTTTTACAAAGAAATTCTATCCCTATGTCTTTGTATTATAGTCTTGACAGAGAAGACAGAGAACTTGCTTCAGAGATTGCTGCAAAGATAAAATATCAAGTTTTAAAAGATGACAATAACAACATAGAACAAATTTTAATCCCCATCAGCGATGAACTGCAAATTCACATCTATAAAAACAAAGACAATCAATACAATCTTACTTTCACTCCTGTGGATTATGATAAAGAAGAGAGAATTTTAACCCTCACTCTTGAAAATTCAGCCTATCAAGATGTTTATAAAGAAAGTCAAAGCTCCACTCTAGCAAGGGCAATGATACGCTCTTTTAAGGGCAGTGTTAATTTTCGTAATATGCAAAAAGGCGACCAAATCACTTTATATTACGAACAAAAAAGGAGAATGGGACGACTTTGGGGGGATATTACGATTAAAATGGCGTCAATAGAAATAAACAAAAATTCTAAGGAAATTTTTTATTTTAATGACAATTATTATGATAAAAATGGAAAGGATATTGAATCTTTTTTACTTGCTAAACCTATAGGTGCGGCACGAATTTCATCCTATTTTACAACGGCAAGATTTCATCCTATTTTAAAAAGATACCGTGCTCATCTTGGGGTTGATTATGCTGCACCCACCGGAACCCCTGTAAAAAGTGCAGGAGATGGGACTATCATTTTTGTAGGAGCCCAAAGTGGCTATGGAAATGTTGTAAAAATTCAGCATTCTTCTGGATATTCAACCGTTTATGCACATTTGAGTCGTTTTGCCAAGATTAAAAAAGGACAGAAAGTCAAACAAGGACAGCTCATCGCCTATGTTGGTTCAACAGGAATGAGCACAGGTCCGCATTTGCATTTTGGTGTGTATGTGAATAACAAGGCTATCAATCCGCTTTCAGTCGTTAAAATTGCCAAATCAGAGCTTAAGGGAAAAAATAAAGAAGATTTTATAAAACTCATCTCACAATACAAACAAATTGTGCAAAATCACATCCAAGACAATAGACCAAATCCGCCTAAAGAAGAGGAATTTGAAAATTATATAGAATTTTAA
- the hslV gene encoding ATP-dependent protease subunit HslV yields MFHATTILAYKGKNKSVIGGDGQVSFGNTILKANAVKIRKLNNGKVLAGFAGSTADAFNLFDMFENLLQSSKGDLLKAAIDFSKEWRKDKFLRKLEAMMLVLDRNHIFLLSGTGDVVEPEDGSIAAIGSGGNYALSAARALAKHTELDEEELVRSSLQIAGEICIYTNTNIKIYSIEDTK; encoded by the coding sequence ATGTTTCACGCAACGACTATACTCGCTTATAAAGGCAAAAACAAATCCGTCATCGGTGGAGATGGACAAGTGAGTTTTGGAAATACCATTTTAAAAGCTAATGCTGTGAAAATTCGCAAACTCAATAATGGAAAAGTTTTAGCAGGTTTTGCAGGAAGCACAGCAGACGCTTTCAATCTTTTTGATATGTTTGAAAATCTCCTTCAAAGCTCTAAGGGCGATTTGCTTAAGGCTGCGATTGATTTTTCTAAGGAGTGGAGGAAAGATAAATTTTTAAGGAAACTTGAAGCTATGATGCTTGTGCTGGATAGAAATCATATTTTTTTGCTCTCTGGCACCGGAGATGTGGTTGAGCCCGAAGATGGAAGCATAGCTGCGATTGGAAGTGGAGGAAATTACGCACTTTCAGCGGCAAGAGCTTTAGCAAAACATACAGAACTTGATGAAGAAGAACTTGTGCGTTCAAGCCTTCAAATTGCTGGTGAAATTTGCATTTACACAAATACAAATATAAAAATTTATAGCATAGAGGATACAAAATGA
- a CDS encoding FAD-linked oxidase C-terminal domain-containing protein — translation MKQEFELFFKKLLGEENAYFDEIHKRAYSYDATRKHYLPDGVLFPRNERDICEILKFCNENKIIIIPRGSGSGFTGGALAINGGVILSFEKHMNKILEIDLENLVAVVQPGLININLQKEVKKYGLFYPPDPASMEYSSLGGNVSENAGGMRAAKYGITKDYVMALRAVLPNGEVIRAGKRTIKDVAGYNLAGILIASEGSLAVLSELTLKLIPLPKFKKTAMGIFPSVQSAMNAVYKSLASGVSPVSMEFLDNLSIRAVEQKFQKGLPVDAGAILIADVDGNVKEALDEDLKKLQHYFLEEGALEFKIAKDEEEAANIWFARKNCSQSIAMYGNLKLNEDITVPRSKLPKLLEGIEEISQKYDFKIPCFGHTGDGNVHTNVMVSDKNNEAEVKKGYEAVEEIFKLTIELGGTLSGEHGIGISKAPFMKLAFNEAEMNLMRNIKKAFDPNNILNPFKMGL, via the coding sequence ATGAAACAAGAATTTGAACTTTTTTTTAAAAAACTTTTAGGTGAAGAGAATGCGTATTTTGATGAAATTCATAAAAGAGCTTATAGTTATGATGCAACAAGGAAGCATTATTTGCCCGATGGAGTGCTTTTTCCAAGAAATGAAAGGGATATTTGTGAGATTTTGAAATTTTGCAATGAAAATAAAATCATTATCATTCCAAGAGGTTCGGGTTCTGGTTTTACGGGTGGAGCCTTAGCAATAAATGGCGGAGTGATTTTAAGTTTTGAAAAACATATGAATAAAATTTTAGAAATTGACCTTGAAAATTTGGTTGCAGTGGTGCAACCGGGGCTTATTAACATCAACTTGCAAAAAGAAGTTAAAAAATATGGGCTTTTTTATCCCCCTGACCCTGCGAGTATGGAGTATTCATCTTTGGGAGGGAATGTCAGTGAAAATGCTGGCGGTATGCGTGCCGCTAAATATGGAATCACAAAAGATTATGTGATGGCTTTAAGAGCGGTTTTACCAAATGGTGAAGTCATAAGAGCGGGAAAGAGGACCATTAAAGATGTGGCGGGTTATAATTTGGCTGGAATTTTAATTGCAAGTGAAGGTTCTTTAGCAGTTTTAAGTGAATTAACCTTAAAATTAATCCCTTTACCAAAATTTAAAAAAACGGCTATGGGAATTTTTCCTAGTGTGCAAAGTGCGATGAATGCTGTGTATAAAAGCCTTGCAAGTGGAGTGAGTCCTGTTTCTATGGAATTTTTGGATAATTTAAGCATTAGAGCGGTTGAGCAAAAATTCCAAAAAGGTTTGCCTGTCGATGCGGGGGCGATTTTGATTGCTGATGTTGATGGCAATGTCAAGGAAGCTCTTGATGAGGATTTGAAAAAACTTCAGCATTATTTCTTAGAAGAGGGGGCATTAGAATTTAAAATAGCAAAAGATGAAGAGGAGGCAGCAAATATTTGGTTTGCGAGAAAAAATTGTTCTCAAAGCATAGCAATGTATGGAAATTTAAAACTCAATGAAGATATAACCGTGCCAAGGTCTAAACTCCCTAAACTTTTAGAGGGTATAGAAGAAATTTCACAAAAATATGATTTTAAAATTCCTTGTTTTGGACATACAGGCGATGGCAATGTGCATACTAATGTTATGGTTAGTGACAAAAACAATGAGGCTGAAGTCAAAAAAGGATATGAGGCTGTGGAGGAGATTTTTAAACTGACAATCGAACTTGGGGGCACCTTAAGCGGAGAACACGGCATAGGAATTTCTAAGGCGCCTTTTATGAAACTTGCTTTCAATGAAGCTGAAATGAATTTAATGAGAAATATAAAAAAAGCTTTTGACCCAAATAATATTTTAAATCCTTTTAAAATGGGACTTTAG
- a CDS encoding autotransporter outer membrane beta-barrel domain-containing protein — MIKTKLSSTTCKVLLGMSLALSASNLYAAKNVDSNATIKENFEKKGNSFSYKGTDYDIALGNISTQGWDDDDTKAPTEETSLFDEKGTTKFKNFNAKDEKISIDAGEKKLTLSTTGADTLNNFTLTSTEASADAIKATGINFRATSGSSVFNGNTSLSGGTLIVDGGSINVNGALALANTKLAFNADRLSAIQVKGNANLGTLATGSVLLSSKSIQSFNNAVLVNVTGQDEKGVPFTLQVTGLDTANVVGAKLQVDDRTYITDNVNLNTLSGVAGKGATGGVKEGDRVSFADYVNKNFSNVVDLGNLVEYTLNTNETKDPVKAATQLRISGGASTNALDSKNLVAIIQGTLDRYINDAGNTGLLKSFADDNKIEFDLTKTDEAKMNEVEKAAKAIQAQRAALANITAGKYTENRVVNGRNTPFEVTLLADRAAYEALSKNNAAGVDKAALKYTRNDVFVQNIGNIQRGNQAIVARYLDGLEMSLRQRTNNAGQTYNNADLHTQDVGNVARQGDILDKDGNKIGTYDNGATLDAIARIKLENLGNTLANEFRESAKSIANTNSAVSTVNSVINTANDVAIGSRIAMLNNPYGSYASKMSELKFAAVASDMGANYVDSYSNGIWANVFGGANIIDGDTGGLYGLSLGFDKQATDNVLIGGYFTYAYAEIKDNSLSQESNNFQLGLYSSIQVAPLWELNLKAYGQVSPTDQSRWDVLGNYDSDFTRKSFGLSANIGRSFGFQEDTFIVKPFVGANYYLTLTPDYKESGAAGLNIDSSTNNTLSLDLGAEFRKYFNEESYFFITPKVEQYVLNNGGDFEAALAGIALPSVDGADKNKTYGQVIIGGNFNLSKQFSANIGLGVKQILAGKVDSKNETYATGQLGFKYKF, encoded by the coding sequence ATGATTAAAACAAAACTTTCTTCTACAACTTGCAAAGTTTTGCTAGGAATGAGTTTAGCCCTTAGTGCTTCAAATTTATATGCTGCTAAAAATGTTGATAGCAATGCAACTATAAAAGAAAATTTTGAAAAAAAGGGCAATAGCTTCAGCTATAAAGGCACGGACTATGATATAGCTCTAGGCAATATCAGCACTCAAGGTTGGGACGATGATGATACCAAAGCACCAACAGAGGAAACAAGTCTTTTTGATGAAAAAGGCACAACTAAGTTTAAAAATTTCAATGCAAAAGATGAAAAGATTTCTATCGATGCAGGAGAAAAGAAATTAACTCTTAGCACAACAGGAGCCGATACGCTTAATAATTTCACTCTAACAAGCACAGAGGCTTCTGCTGATGCGATTAAAGCCACAGGCATAAATTTTAGAGCTACTTCAGGTTCAAGCGTGTTTAATGGAAACACAAGCTTAAGCGGAGGCACACTCATCGTTGATGGTGGTTCTATCAATGTTAATGGAGCTCTTGCTCTTGCAAATACAAAACTTGCTTTTAATGCCGATAGACTTAGTGCCATACAGGTTAAAGGCAATGCGAATTTAGGCACTCTTGCTACAGGTTCTGTGCTTTTGAGTTCAAAGTCCATTCAAAGCTTTAACAATGCTGTGCTTGTTAATGTTACAGGACAAGATGAAAAAGGTGTTCCTTTCACGCTTCAAGTTACAGGACTTGATACTGCTAATGTAGTGGGTGCGAAATTACAAGTTGATGATAGGACTTATATCACTGATAATGTCAATCTTAACACTCTAAGCGGTGTAGCAGGAAAAGGTGCTACAGGCGGAGTTAAAGAAGGCGATAGAGTTAGTTTTGCAGACTATGTCAATAAAAATTTTTCAAATGTGGTTGATTTAGGAAATTTAGTAGAATATACTCTTAATACTAATGAAACCAAAGACCCTGTTAAAGCTGCGACTCAATTAAGAATTAGCGGTGGGGCAAGCACAAATGCACTTGATAGTAAAAATCTAGTTGCAATCATACAAGGCACTTTAGACAGATATATTAATGATGCTGGTAATACCGGGTTGCTTAAAAGTTTTGCAGATGATAACAAGATAGAATTTGATCTCACTAAAACAGATGAAGCCAAGATGAATGAGGTTGAAAAAGCTGCTAAAGCCATACAAGCACAAAGAGCTGCTCTTGCGAATATCACTGCGGGAAAATATACAGAAAATCGTGTCGTTAATGGTAGAAATACCCCATTTGAAGTTACTTTATTAGCTGATAGAGCTGCTTATGAGGCTTTGAGTAAAAATAATGCTGCAGGCGTTGATAAAGCTGCATTAAAATATACAAGAAATGATGTTTTCGTTCAAAATATAGGCAATATCCAAAGAGGAAATCAAGCCATCGTTGCAAGATATTTAGACGGACTTGAAATGTCCTTACGACAAAGAACAAATAATGCAGGACAGACTTATAATAATGCTGACCTTCACACACAAGATGTGGGAAATGTAGCAAGACAAGGCGATATTTTAGATAAAGACGGCAATAAAATAGGCACATACGACAATGGAGCCACTTTAGATGCGATAGCTCGAATCAAACTTGAAAATTTAGGAAATACACTTGCTAATGAATTTCGCGAAAGTGCAAAAAGTATCGCAAATACAAATTCAGCTGTTTCTACGGTCAATTCTGTGATTAATACTGCTAATGATGTTGCTATAGGTTCAAGAATTGCAATGCTTAACAATCCTTATGGCTCTTATGCTTCTAAGATGAGTGAGCTTAAATTTGCAGCCGTAGCAAGTGATATGGGAGCAAATTATGTGGATAGCTACAGCAATGGAATTTGGGCTAATGTATTTGGTGGAGCTAATATCATCGATGGAGATACAGGAGGTCTTTATGGTTTGAGTTTGGGCTTTGATAAACAAGCAACAGATAATGTGCTTATCGGCGGATACTTTACTTATGCCTATGCTGAAATCAAAGACAACTCACTTTCTCAAGAAAGCAATAATTTTCAATTAGGTCTTTACTCATCTATACAAGTGGCACCTTTGTGGGAACTTAATCTTAAAGCCTATGGACAAGTTTCTCCAACTGACCAAAGCAGATGGGATGTGCTAGGAAATTATGATTCAGATTTTACAAGAAAATCTTTTGGACTTAGTGCAAATATCGGTAGAAGCTTTGGCTTTCAAGAAGACACTTTTATCGTTAAACCTTTTGTAGGAGCAAACTACTATCTTACTCTTACACCAGATTATAAAGAAAGTGGTGCAGCAGGTCTTAATATCGATAGCTCAACTAACAATACCCTTTCTCTTGACTTAGGTGCTGAATTTAGAAAATATTTCAACGAAGAATCTTATTTCTTCATTACTCCTAAGGTTGAACAATATGTTCTTAATAACGGAGGCGATTTTGAAGCTGCTTTAGCAGGAATTGCTCTACCAAGTGTTGATGGTGCAGACAAAAATAAAACTTATGGTCAAGTCATCATCGGTGGAAATTTCAACTTAAGCAAACAATTTAGTGCTAATATAGGCTTAGGTGTGAAACAAATTTTAGCGGGTAAAGTCGATAGCAAAAATGAAACCTATGCAACAGGACAATTAGGATTTAAATATAAATTTTAA
- the rplI gene encoding 50S ribosomal protein L9, producing MKVLLVKDVKNLGKAGEVKEVKDGYGQNFLIAKGFAKSATTEVLRKFESDKKKQAENLRFELANLEKLKEELAKITLEISKPVGANGALFGGVTKDEIAHALKEQKNIELDKKSLECETFKKLGFYEVSVKLGHAIHAQFKINIKAL from the coding sequence ATGAAAGTATTATTGGTTAAAGATGTTAAAAATTTAGGAAAAGCAGGGGAGGTTAAAGAGGTTAAAGATGGCTATGGGCAAAATTTTTTAATCGCAAAAGGTTTTGCTAAATCTGCTACAACTGAAGTTTTAAGAAAATTTGAAAGCGATAAAAAAAAGCAAGCAGAAAATTTGCGTTTTGAACTTGCAAATTTAGAAAAACTCAAAGAAGAATTAGCCAAAATTACTCTTGAAATTTCAAAGCCTGTGGGTGCTAATGGGGCTCTTTTTGGTGGGGTAACTAAGGATGAAATCGCTCATGCCTTAAAAGAACAAAAAAATATAGAGCTTGATAAAAAAAGTTTAGAATGTGAAACGTTTAAAAAACTTGGATTTTATGAAGTGAGTGTTAAATTAGGACATGCCATTCACGCTCAATTTAAAATCAATATAAAGGCTTTGTAA
- a CDS encoding argininosuccinate synthase, translating into MKNQIKKVVLAYSGGLDTSIILKWLQDEYKCEVLTFTADIGQGEELESAKKKALSLGIKEENIFIKDLREEFVRDYVFPMFRANAIYEGEYLLGTSIARPLIAKTQAQIAIQTGADAVSHGATGKGNDQVRFELGYLAFNPDLKIIAPWREWDLNSREKLLAYAKKHKIDISKKKGKSPYSMDANLLHISYEGLVLENPANPPEEDMWRWTKSPKNAPDESEIITLEFQKGDLIKINDKKLSASKLLEKLNELGAKHGIGRLDIVENRFVGMKSRGCYETPGGTILLKAHRAIESITLDKEATHLKDELMPKYAKLIYNGFWFSPERIMLQALIDESQKYVNGKVKLELYKGNVSVIGRESAKDSLFNAAYSTFEEDEVYNQKDAAGFIKLNALRLIIAGKNGRKF; encoded by the coding sequence ATGAAAAATCAAATCAAAAAGGTTGTTTTAGCTTATTCAGGAGGGCTTGATACAAGCATTATTTTAAAATGGCTTCAAGATGAATATAAATGCGAAGTGCTGACTTTCACTGCGGATATAGGACAAGGTGAAGAGCTTGAAAGTGCTAAAAAAAAGGCTTTGTCTCTTGGCATTAAAGAAGAAAACATTTTTATTAAGGATTTGAGGGAGGAATTTGTTAGGGATTATGTTTTTCCTATGTTTAGAGCTAATGCGATTTATGAGGGAGAATATTTGCTTGGAACAAGCATAGCAAGACCTCTCATAGCAAAAACACAAGCTCAAATCGCAATCCAAACCGGTGCAGACGCAGTAAGCCACGGAGCAACGGGAAAAGGCAATGACCAAGTGCGTTTTGAATTAGGATATTTAGCGTTTAATCCGGATTTAAAAATCATTGCTCCGTGGAGAGAATGGGACCTAAATAGTCGCGAAAAACTCTTAGCTTACGCAAAAAAACACAAAATCGATATTTCTAAGAAAAAGGGGAAATCTCCTTATTCTATGGATGCGAATTTATTGCATATTTCTTATGAGGGGCTTGTTTTGGAAAATCCTGCAAATCCACCTGAAGAGGATATGTGGAGATGGACAAAAAGCCCTAAAAATGCTCCGGATGAAAGTGAGATTATCACTTTAGAATTTCAAAAGGGGGATTTGATTAAAATCAATGACAAAAAACTTTCTGCTTCAAAACTTTTAGAAAAACTCAATGAACTTGGTGCAAAACACGGCATTGGAAGGCTTGATATTGTTGAGAATCGTTTTGTGGGCATGAAGAGCAGAGGTTGTTATGAAACGCCGGGCGGAACTATACTTTTAAAGGCTCATCGTGCCATAGAAAGCATAACACTTGATAAAGAAGCCACTCATCTTAAAGATGAACTCATGCCAAAATACGCAAAGCTCATTTATAATGGCTTTTGGTTTTCGCCTGAAAGAATTATGCTTCAAGCTTTAATCGACGAGTCTCAAAAATATGTCAATGGTAAGGTCAAACTCGAACTCTATAAAGGAAATGTCAGCGTTATAGGCAGGGAAAGTGCTAAAGACAGCTTGTTTAATGCAGCTTATTCTACTTTTGAAGAGGATGAAGTGTATAATCAAAAAGACGCGGCGGGTTTTATTAAGCTCAATGCTTTGCGTTTGATTATTGCGGGAAAAAATGGGAGAAAATTTTAA
- the hslU gene encoding ATP-dependent protease ATPase subunit HslU — protein MNLTPKEIVKFLDDYIIGQKNAKKLIAIALRNRYRRMKLSPELQDDIMPKNILMIGSTGVGKTEIARRLAKMMGFPFIKIEASKYTEVGFVGRDVESMVRDLANAALNLVKNEQKEKNREKIDEFVENKILEKLLPPLPKGVSEEKQEEYKNSLEKMRTKLKNKDLDESIIEIEISQNMFDTNPNLPPEMGAMQDIVKVIGVGSKKVKKEMKIKDAKEALKNEASEKILDQEGIKNEALKRAENEGIIFIDEIDKIAVSSGNSNRQDPSKEGVQRDLLPIVEGSNVQTKIGLLKTDHILFIAAGAFHLSKPSDLIPELQGRFPLRVELDSLDDKILYEILTRPKNSLLKQYIELLKTENLTLEFEDEAIREIAKIASRANEEMQDIGARRLHTVIEKLLEDLSFEANEYAGEKFIVDKKMVEEKLSQIVENKDLARYIL, from the coding sequence ATGAATCTCACTCCTAAAGAAATCGTTAAATTTTTAGATGATTATATTATCGGACAGAAAAATGCTAAAAAACTCATAGCCATTGCTTTAAGAAATCGCTATCGGAGGATGAAGCTTTCTCCCGAACTTCAAGATGATATTATGCCTAAAAATATCTTGATGATAGGCTCAACCGGAGTTGGAAAAACAGAAATTGCAAGAAGACTTGCTAAAATGATGGGTTTTCCTTTTATTAAGATTGAAGCGAGTAAATATACTGAAGTGGGTTTTGTAGGACGCGATGTTGAGAGTATGGTAAGAGACCTTGCAAATGCAGCCTTAAATTTAGTTAAAAATGAGCAAAAAGAAAAAAATCGCGAAAAGATTGATGAATTTGTTGAGAATAAAATTTTAGAAAAACTCTTGCCCCCTTTACCAAAAGGAGTGAGTGAAGAAAAACAAGAAGAATATAAAAATAGCCTTGAAAAAATGCGAACTAAACTTAAAAATAAGGATTTGGATGAGAGTATCATTGAAATTGAAATTTCTCAAAATATGTTTGATACAAATCCTAATTTACCGCCTGAAATGGGTGCAATGCAAGATATAGTTAAGGTGATTGGTGTAGGAAGTAAAAAAGTTAAAAAAGAAATGAAGATTAAAGATGCCAAAGAGGCTTTGAAAAATGAAGCGAGTGAAAAAATACTTGACCAAGAAGGCATTAAAAATGAAGCCTTGAAACGAGCTGAAAATGAAGGGATTATTTTTATCGATGAGATTGATAAAATAGCCGTTTCAAGCGGGAATTCAAATCGTCAAGATCCGAGCAAAGAAGGGGTGCAAAGGGATTTGCTTCCTATTGTCGAGGGAAGTAATGTGCAAACTAAAATAGGGCTTTTAAAAACAGACCATATTCTTTTTATTGCGGCAGGGGCTTTTCATTTAAGCAAACCAAGCGATTTAATCCCAGAACTTCAAGGACGTTTTCCCCTAAGAGTTGAGCTTGATAGTCTTGATGATAAAATTCTTTATGAAATTCTTACGCGTCCTAAAAATTCTCTTCTTAAGCAATACATTGAGCTTTTAAAAACTGAAAATTTAACGCTTGAATTTGAAGATGAGGCGATTAGAGAGATTGCAAAGATTGCAAGCAGAGCCAATGAAGAAATGCAAGATATAGGGGCTAGACGCCTCCATACCGTGATTGAAAAACTTTTAGAAGATTTAAGTTTTGAAGCCAATGAATATGCGGGAGAGAAATTCATCGTGGATAAAAAAATGGTTGAAGAAAAACTTAGCCAAATTGTTGAAAATAAAGACCTTGCGAGGTATATTTTGTGA
- a CDS encoding plasminogen-binding N-terminal domain-containing protein, protein MFKFILFFLVLTLNLFADFDFKVVKTQLLKTEDLYAYVKDDPRIKLNSSGIVMHNFDKSKSIIARASVIAKENGMAKLEFSVFSSLEQEALPLPNILPEVGDEVILNFLYDRAAVIAPDKQSYDEIVNSYPQFYFTHIDILGAQMIRNAQVAPKRSDLRKFCADNAVGILIFALEQKAKFVDCQDFKTLYEVPISKPSSVQVPFYSRITDYRSNFFDFNSQEIGNFYRYYEALIGLDRTNR, encoded by the coding sequence TTGTTTAAATTCATTTTATTTTTTTTGGTTTTGACTTTGAATTTATTTGCTGATTTTGATTTTAAAGTGGTGAAAACACAGCTTTTAAAAACTGAAGATCTTTATGCTTATGTCAAAGATGACCCAAGAATCAAGCTTAATTCTAGCGGTATTGTGATGCATAATTTTGATAAATCTAAAAGCATTATTGCCAGAGCGAGTGTGATTGCAAAAGAAAATGGTATGGCAAAGCTTGAATTTAGCGTATTTTCTTCTTTAGAGCAAGAGGCTTTACCCCTGCCAAATATCTTACCAGAAGTTGGCGATGAGGTGATTTTAAATTTTCTTTATGATAGAGCTGCAGTGATTGCACCCGATAAACAAAGCTATGATGAGATTGTTAATTCTTATCCACAATTTTATTTTACTCATATTGATATTTTAGGAGCTCAAATGATTAGAAACGCACAAGTTGCTCCAAAAAGGTCGGATTTGAGAAAATTTTGTGCGGATAATGCTGTGGGAATTTTGATTTTTGCTTTAGAGCAAAAGGCTAAATTTGTGGATTGTCAAGATTTTAAAACCTTGTATGAAGTTCCTATTTCTAAGCCAAGTAGTGTGCAAGTGCCATTTTACTCAAGGATAACAGATTATAGAAGCAATTTTTTTGACTTTAATTCTCAAGAGATAGGAAATTTTTACAGATATTATGAAGCCTTGATTGGTTTAGATAGGACAAATCGATGA